In one window of Cydia fagiglandana chromosome 10, ilCydFagi1.1, whole genome shotgun sequence DNA:
- the LOC134668276 gene encoding uncharacterized protein LOC134668276, which yields MRVLVLFMCAWACQGREFVDKMDRYLIACHTTDFTCFKRQYTALRDNVILGNVKLAIDNFEPFSVQYGSDCVRIEGWTESELIGIGMDGSSKELTLALELPVYMKQVKNVTNCSKPALEFTNNDQYSHTLMEFNGNATISVTFPFTLLKKKGDIYLVLDQEQVDALVDIPRPWSLTCSSLDPEAAELNQASDWAYDIVQHVEAAKDFAVPFTGRLRTAFQRIPLKRLMLLYPEEDYSDLQFAFIDPIVLL from the exons ATGCGTGTATTAGTGCTGTTCATGTGCGCCTGGGCATGCCAGGGGAGGGAGTTCGTGGATAAAATGG aCCGTTACCTCATCGCCTGCCACACCACCGACTTCACATGCTTCAAACGCCAATACACGGCGCTCAGAGACAACGTCATTTTGGGCAATGTGAAACTGGCCATCGACAATTTTGAGCCCTTCTCCGTACAATACGGGTCGGACTGCGTCAGGATTGAAGGATGGACTGAGAGCGAACTTATTGGGATTGG AATGGACGGCAGCAGCAAGGAGCTGACCCTGGCTTTGGAACTGCCCGTGTATATGAAACAAGTGAAGAACGTCACGAACTGCTCGAAGCCCGCGCTAG AATTTACAAACAATGATCAGTACTCACACACTCTCATGGAGTTTAATGGTAATG CGACGATATCGGTAACGTTCCCCTTCACTCTGCTCAAGAAGAAAGGCGACATTTACCTCGTGTTAGACCAGGAACAAGTGGACGCTCTCGTGGACATCCCT AGACCATGGTCACTAACTTGTTCTTCTTTAGATCCCGAGGCTGCAGAATTGAACCAGGCTTCTGACTGGGCGTACGACATCGTGCAACACGTCGAGGCCGCCAAGGACTTCGCTGTACCCTTCACCGGCAGACTCCGTACCGCATTTCAAAGAATACCTCTTAAAAG